The Camelina sativa cultivar DH55 chromosome 14, Cs, whole genome shotgun sequence genome includes a window with the following:
- the LOC104740110 gene encoding aldehyde oxidase GLOX-like yields MKQERFKKNLNAIVLCFFSFFFLCSTSDLLLPRSPLAILTGGRWDLLQPSVGISAMHMQLLHNNKVVIFDRTDYGPSNLTLPPHLCQNATVFDCSAHSLLYDVASNTFRPLTLRYDTWCSSGSLNASGSLIQTGGYGSGERTVRVFTPCDGVGSLSCDWVENRAYLSSRRWYSTNQILPDGRIIIVGGRRAFSYEFYPKNPGKSVFNLRFLAETRDPNEENNLYPFLHLLPDGNLFIFANRRSILFDFVNHRIIKEFPAIPGGDKRNYPSTGSSVLLPLLLTGESNRSKIAAEVMVCGGAPPGAFFKAARTIPKIFVGGSRSCGRLKVTDPNPRWIMEQMPSPRVMGDMLLLPNGDVLIINGAANGTAGWEDATNAVLNPVLYLPDEPDPTRRFEILAPTRIPRMYHSASLLLSDGRVLVGGSNPHRNYNFTASPYPTELSLEAYLPRYLDPQYVRVRPTIITVELAGKMLNGQGFAVTFVIPAFGMFDGGVSVRLVAPSFSTHSTAMNQRMLVLRVRRVSQLSVFAYKADVEGPTNSYVAPPGYYMMFVVHRGIPSVAVWVKI; encoded by the coding sequence ATGAAACAAGaaaggttcaagaagaaccTTAACGCCATcgttttatgtttcttctccttcttcttcctctgttccacGTCGGATTTGCTCCTCCCACGTTCACCGTTAGCGATACTCACCGGCGGGAGGTGGGATCTCCTGCAGCCGAGTGTAGGTATATCCGCAATGCACATGCAGCTTCTACACAACAACAAAGTCGTCATCTTCGACCGTACCGACTACGGCCCTTCGAATCTCACTCTCCCTCCTCATCTCTGCCAAAACGCCACCGTTTTCGACTGCTCTGCTCATTCTCTACTCTACGACGTCGCTTCGAACACTTTTCGCCCACTCACACTTCGGTACGACACGTGGTGCTCCTCCGGTTCTTTAAACGCTTCCGGTTCTTTAATCCAAACCGGTGGTTACGGCTCCGGCGAAAGAACTGTACGTGTTTTCACACCTTGCGACGGAGTTGGAAGCCTCTCGTGTGATTGGGTTGAGAACAGAGCGTATCTCTCCTCTCGCCGGTGGTATTCAACAAATCAGATTCTTCCCGATGGTCGGATCATCATCGTCGGCGGCAGAAGAGCCTTCTCCTACGAATTTTACCCCAAGAATCCGGGCAAATCCGTCTTCAATCTCAGATTCTTGGCCGAGACGAGAGATCCGAATGAAGAGAACAATCTTTATCcgtttcttcatctcctcccCGACGGCAACCTCTTCATCTTCGCTAATCGGAGATCGATTCTGTTCGATTTCGTCAACCACCGAATCATCAAGGAGTTTCCGGCGATTCCCGGCGGCGATAAACGTAATTACCCAAGCACTGGCTCCTCCGTGCTCCTCCCTCTCTTACTCACAGGAGAAAGTAACCGATCGAAGATTGCGGCTGAGGTTATGGTATGCGGCGGTGCTCCCCCGGGAGCGTTCTTTAAAGCGGCGAGGACGATCCCTAAAATCTTCGTCGGAGGATCTCGCTCGTGCGGGAGATTGAAAGTGACCGACCCGAATCCGAGATGGATCATGGAGCAGATGCCATCGCCACGTGTCATGGGCGATATGTTGCTGTTACCAAACGGTGACGTTTTGATCATTAACGGTGCTGCTAACGGAACCGCTGGTTGGGAGGACGCTACGAACGCTGTTCTCAACCCGGTTTTGTATTTACCCGACGAGCCTGACCCGACCCGAAGATTCGAAATTCTCGCCCCGACTCGAATCCCTAGAATGTACCATTCCGCGTCTCTCCTTCTTTCCGACGGCAGAGTCTTAGTCGGAGGAAGCAATCCTCACCGGAATTACAATTTCACGGCGAGTCCGTACCCGACGGAGCTCAGCCTCGAGGCTTACCTCCCGCGTTACCTCGATCCGCAGTACGTGCGCGTGAGGCCGACGATTATCACGGTAGAGCTAGCCGGAAAAATGTTGAACGGTCAGGGTTTTGCGGTCACGTTCGTGATTCCGGCGTTCGGGATGTTCGACGGAGGAGTGTCGGTGCGGCTAGTGGCGCCGTCGTTCAGCACTCACTCGACGGCGATGAACCAGAGGATGTTGGTGTTGCGTGTGAGGCGCGTGAGTCAGTTATCTGTTTTCGCGTATAAAGCTGACGTGGAAGGACCAACGAACTCCTACGTGGCACCGCCTGGGTATTATATGATGTTCGTGGTTCACCGTGGAATCCCGAGTGTAGCGGTTTGGGTTAAGATTTAA
- the LOC104740108 gene encoding uncharacterized protein LOC104740108 codes for MEEPFVDRSSLHVLHPSRLNGAKWFKYHTQISTGVQKVIQSCFKGPWYSWRKVPPFYKRTWFTLFMKKFNWDASINYQVEREFNKLAAYRLKGMISHAKKGGEKPDWILSDYWTIMQAHWATAKAKATSEKARASRMSDRNGLGPHSHLAGSCSYVKVQAALEANNEDYSFIVVMKKTHQKPDGTYVDQRARLVAETYEKHVQERLEQLESSGEENVTAENLDKAEKNEIYIKAAGSSKHGHIFGLGALSEVLPSVGASSSVPQSGEEVETITLRMQEMETDLKKNLEENQQIQKRLEAMEKLVESFVSQNV; via the exons ATGGAAGAGCCATTTGTGGATCGTTCAAGTTTACATGTGCTGCATCCATCTCGGTTAAATGGTGCTAAATG GTTTAAATACCACACCCAAATATCAACTGGTGTACAAAAGGTCATTCAAAGTTGTTTTAAGGGACCATGGTACTCTTGGAGAAAAGTGCCTCCCTTCTACAAAAGAACCTGGTTTACACTGTTTATG AAAAAGTTTAACTGGGATGCTTCTATCAACTATCAAGTTGAACGAGAGTTCAATAAGCTTGCTGCATATCGCCTCAAAGGAATGATAAGCCATGCTAAGAAGGGAGGAGAAAAACCAGATTGGATTTTGTCTGATTATTGGACGATTATGCAGGCACATTGGGcaacagcaaaagcaaaagcaacaaGTGAGAAGGCTCGTGCTTCCCGAATGTCTGATCGCAATGGTTTAGGCCCACATTCTCATCTAGCAGGTTCATGTTCGTATGTCAAAGTTCAAGCTGCTTTG gAAGCAAACAATGAAGATTACTCCTTTAttgttgtgatgaaaaaaacacatcaaaagccTGACGGAACCTATGTTGATCAACGAGCAAGATTGGTCGCAGAAACTTATGAAAAGCATGTGCAAGAACGCTTGGAACAACTTGAATCTTCTGGTGAAGAGAATGTGACAGCTGAAAATCTTGACAAAGCTGAgaaaaatgagatttatatCAAG gCTGCTGGATCATCTAAACATGGTCATATCTTTGGACTTGGAGCACTTAGTGAGGTTTTACCATCTGTTGGTGCCTCTTCAAGTGTACCACAATCTGGTGAAGAAGTAGAGACAATAACACTTCGGATGCAGGAGATGGAAACTGATCTGAAAAAAAACCTCGAAGAAAATCAGCAAATCCAGAAAAGACTTGAAGCTATGGAGAAACTTGTTGAATCTTTTGTAAGTCAAAATGTCTAA
- the LOC104740105 gene encoding ubiquitin-conjugating enzyme E2 1, producing MSTPARKRLMRDFKRLQQDPPAGISGAPQDNNIMLWNAVIFGPDDTPWDGGTFKLSLQFSEDYPNKPPTVRFVSRMFHPNIYADGSICLDILQNQWSPIYDVAAILTSIQSLLCDPNPNSPANSEAARMYSESKREYNRRVRDVVEQSWTAD from the exons ATGTCGACGCCAGCTAGGAAGAGGTTGATGAGGGATTTCAAGAGGTTGCAGCAAGACCCACCTGCGGGTATTAGTGGTGCTCCACAAGACAACAACATTATGCTCTGGAATGCTGTCATATTTGG GCCTGATGACACACCATGGGATGGAG GTACTTTCAAGCTCTCACTGCAGTTCTCTGAAGATTATCCAAATAAACCACCAACAGTTCGGTTTGTGTCACGGATGTTCCATCCAAATA TTTATGCAGATGGGAGTATTTGCTTGGACATTCTACAAAACCAGTGGAGTCCAATATATGATGTTGCTGCTATACTTACCTCCATCCAA TCCTTGCTCTGCGACCCTAATCCGAATTCTCCTGCAAACTCGGAAGCCGCTCGGATGTACAGCGAAAGCAAGCGTGAGTACAACAGAAGAGTTCGTGATGTTGTTGAGCAAAGCTGGACTGCTGACTAA